From Apium graveolens cultivar Ventura chromosome 9, ASM990537v1, whole genome shotgun sequence, the proteins below share one genomic window:
- the LOC141683590 gene encoding dnaJ protein ERDJ3B produces the protein MPQRRSKLIYLLCLFSYALSALAAKSYYDILQVPKGAQDDQIKRAYRKLALKYHPDKNQGNEEANKKFAEINNAYEVLSDNEKRGIYDRYGEEGLKQHAASGGRGGGGGMNIQDIFSQFFGGGGSMDEEEKIVKGDDVIVELEATLEDLYMGGTMKVWREKNVLKPAPGKRSCNCRNEVYHKQIGPGMFQQMTEQVCEKCPNVKYVREGYEVTVDIEKGMRDGEEVVFYEDGEPIIDGEPGDLKFRVRTAPHDVFRREGDDLHATVTITLVQALVGFQKTIKHLDDHLVEIGSKAIIKPKQVRKFKGEGMPLHLSNKKGDLYITFEVLFPTSLTEEQKSKVKAILG, from the exons ATGCCGCAACGAAGATCGAAGCTCATTTATCTGTTATGCTTGTTTTCTTATGCTCTCTCTGCACTCGCTGC GAAGAGTTATTATGATATACTACAAGTTCCGAAAGGCGCACAAGATGATCAGATTAAACGAGCGTACAGGAAGCTAGCATTGAAGTATCATCCTGATAAGAATCAAGGCAATGAGGAAGCGAATAAGAAATTTGCGGAGATTAATAACG CTTACGAGGTGTTATCGGATAATGAGAAGAGGGGAATTTACGATCGGTATGGAGAGGAGGGACTTAAACAGCATGCTGCTAGTGGTGGAAGAGGTGGAGGTGGCGGTATGAACATTCAGGATATCTTTAGCCA GTTCTTTGGTGGTGGAGGTTCCATGGACGAGGAAGAGAAAATTGTAAAAGGTGATGATGTAATTGTCGAACTAGAGGCAACTCTGGAAGATTTATACATGGGTGGAACAATGAAG GTGTGGAGGGAGAAAAATGTTTTAAAGCCAGCTCCAGGGAAGAGGTCTTGTAACTGCCGGAACGAGGTGTATCACAAGCAAATTGGTCCAGGAATGTTTCAGCAAATGACAGAGCAG GTTTGTGAGAAATGCCCAAATGTCAAATATGTAAGAGAGGGGTATGAAGTTACTGTTGATATCGAGAAAGGAATGCGAGATGGGGAA GAGGTGGTCTTCTATGAAGATGGTGAACCTATAATTGATGGTGAACCAGGAGATCTTAAG TTCCGAGTCCGTACAGCACCCCATGATGTTTTTAGAAGGGAAGGAGATGACTTGCATGCAACTGTTACAATAACTTTG GTGCAAGCTCTTGTCGGTTTTCAGAAGACAATTAAACATCTAGACGATCATCTAGTTGAAATCGGCTCAAAG GCAATCATAAAACCCAAGCAGGTGAGGAAATTTAAAGGTGAAGGGATGCCATTACATTTAAGCAACAAGAAAGGTGATCTGTACATCACATTCGAGGTTCTTTTCCCTACCTCACTAACAGAGGAGCAGAAGTCGAAAGTGAAGGCTATACTTGGTTAG